Proteins encoded within one genomic window of Fibrobacter sp. UWR4:
- the cysS gene encoding cysteine--tRNA ligase, with translation MALQFYNTASRKKELFTLPEGVPAVRMYCCGPTVYHFAHIGNLRTYIFEDFLVRTLKYYGYAVNHIVNITDVGHLTSDADSGDDKMEKGAAREGKSVWDIAKFYTDAFMADWHRLNIQEPTRWTPATQHIQEQIDLVKTLEEKGFTYRTSDGIYFDSLKFPRYADFARLDVENLRKGSRIDMGEKRNATDFALWKFSPKDKKRAMEWDSPWGVGFPGWHIECSAMAMKYNGPTLDIHCGGSDHIRVHHTNEIAQSECANGVQFSRFWMHGEFLRTASEEKLEDGTTQQTFGKMSKSSGEFLTVTLLMDRGYNPLDYRYFALGSHYRNYLNFTWDALTGAKEAFKSLHKKTDPLIGKATDIKSEAAKAFQEEFKTAIGDDLNMPRALGIMNTMLKSDIDDGEKAALVLDMDKVFGLKLDEPRQDYKKKADEGAAGVDVAKVEELLAARKEARANKNWAESDRIRDELAAMNIVIKDSKEGTTWSVKE, from the coding sequence ATGGCACTTCAATTCTACAACACCGCATCACGCAAGAAAGAACTGTTCACACTTCCTGAAGGCGTTCCCGCCGTGCGTATGTACTGTTGTGGCCCCACGGTGTACCATTTCGCCCACATCGGTAACCTCCGTACCTACATTTTCGAAGACTTCCTGGTTCGCACCCTGAAGTACTATGGCTACGCTGTAAACCACATCGTGAACATTACCGACGTGGGACACCTCACCAGCGACGCCGACTCCGGTGACGACAAGATGGAAAAGGGTGCAGCTCGCGAAGGCAAGTCCGTCTGGGACATCGCCAAGTTCTACACCGACGCCTTCATGGCTGACTGGCATCGTCTGAACATTCAGGAACCCACCCGTTGGACTCCTGCAACCCAGCACATCCAGGAACAGATTGACCTGGTGAAGACCCTCGAAGAAAAGGGCTTCACCTACCGCACTTCCGATGGCATCTACTTCGATAGCCTGAAGTTCCCCCGCTACGCCGACTTCGCCCGCCTTGACGTGGAAAACCTCCGCAAGGGTAGCCGTATCGACATGGGCGAAAAGCGCAACGCTACTGACTTCGCTCTCTGGAAGTTCAGCCCCAAGGACAAGAAGCGCGCCATGGAATGGGATTCCCCCTGGGGCGTAGGCTTCCCGGGCTGGCATATCGAATGCTCCGCCATGGCTATGAAGTACAACGGTCCGACTTTGGACATTCACTGCGGTGGTTCCGACCATATCCGCGTGCACCACACCAACGAAATTGCACAGAGCGAATGCGCCAATGGCGTTCAGTTCAGCCGTTTCTGGATGCACGGTGAATTCCTCCGTACCGCCAGCGAAGAAAAGCTTGAAGACGGCACCACCCAGCAGACCTTCGGCAAGATGAGTAAGTCCAGCGGCGAATTCCTCACCGTTACCTTGCTCATGGACCGCGGCTACAATCCGCTGGACTACCGCTACTTCGCTCTCGGCAGCCACTACCGTAACTACCTGAACTTCACCTGGGACGCTCTCACCGGTGCCAAGGAAGCTTTCAAGAGCCTTCACAAGAAGACCGACCCGCTGATCGGCAAGGCTACCGATATCAAGAGCGAAGCCGCCAAGGCCTTCCAGGAAGAATTCAAGACCGCCATCGGCGACGACCTGAATATGCCCCGCGCTCTCGGCATCATGAATACCATGCTGAAGTCCGACATCGACGACGGCGAAAAGGCCGCCCTCGTTCTGGACATGGATAAGGTCTTTGGCCTCAAGCTGGACGAACCCCGTCAGGATTACAAGAAGAAGGCTGACGAAGGTGCCGCAGGCGTTGACGTTGCCAAGGTGGAAGAACTTCTCGCAGCTCGTAAGGAAGCCCGCGCCAACAAGAACTGGGCAGAAAGCGACCGCATCCGCGACGAACTTGCCGCCATGAACATCGTGATCAAGGACAGCAAGGAAGGCACCACCTGGAGCGTGAAGGAATAA
- a CDS encoding adenosylhomocysteinase produces MLFDEIINEHYEPREYPALALLADLWIHRRPFEGLKILVGTPVYRNTLLQYRTLMAGGAEVFVGHSSAMPYDEKVISYLKENDVTVIRAEDVKSGVVADDFDLILDCAGQFSFCHPRKGFVELTRSGVQFFENSEYPVYVADSGIVKRIETTLGTGNGYFRALEQLRHHDFAGKKLVVFGSGKVGCGIALQGVRRGMNVTTVTDFKNRNSSSDFSHVLENNDVTIIDHLNEKAVMDAVENSDYMVTATGLKSVLTFPVVQLLQTNNKIICANMGVEDEYGPLIPKFRVLNKKAPLNFVLDEPTHLKYIDASLALHAALGERLLEELDRGENFKGPKDPAADLEQLLLVTTIQNGEIGPEVCDMLR; encoded by the coding sequence ATGCTTTTCGACGAGATTATCAACGAACATTACGAACCCCGCGAATACCCTGCATTGGCCCTTCTTGCTGATCTTTGGATTCATCGACGTCCCTTTGAAGGATTGAAAATCCTGGTAGGAACTCCGGTTTATCGAAATACGCTTTTGCAATACCGCACCCTGATGGCCGGTGGTGCGGAAGTTTTCGTTGGACATTCTTCTGCTATGCCTTACGACGAAAAGGTAATTTCCTACCTGAAGGAAAATGACGTGACGGTCATTCGTGCCGAAGACGTGAAGAGTGGGGTTGTCGCTGATGATTTTGACTTGATTCTGGATTGCGCCGGCCAGTTCTCCTTCTGCCATCCTCGAAAAGGTTTTGTGGAACTGACTCGCAGCGGAGTACAGTTCTTTGAAAATTCGGAATACCCGGTCTACGTCGCTGATAGTGGAATCGTAAAGCGCATCGAAACGACCTTGGGCACAGGCAATGGTTATTTCCGCGCTCTGGAACAATTGCGTCACCATGATTTCGCTGGCAAGAAACTTGTTGTGTTCGGCAGTGGCAAGGTGGGTTGCGGTATCGCCCTTCAGGGTGTTCGCCGCGGAATGAATGTCACGACCGTAACGGACTTCAAGAATCGTAATTCCAGTTCGGATTTTTCCCATGTGCTGGAAAACAATGACGTCACTATCATTGACCATCTGAATGAAAAGGCCGTGATGGACGCCGTTGAAAACAGTGACTACATGGTTACCGCGACGGGCCTGAAAAGTGTCCTTACGTTCCCCGTGGTGCAACTGCTCCAGACGAACAATAAGATTATCTGTGCCAATATGGGCGTGGAAGATGAATACGGGCCCTTGATTCCCAAGTTCCGTGTACTGAATAAGAAGGCCCCTCTGAATTTCGTCCTGGATGAACCGACCCACCTGAAGTATATCGATGCAAGCCTCGCCTTGCATGCTGCTTTGGGTGAACGCTTGTTAGAGGAACTTGACCGTGGGGAAAACTTTAAGGGTCCCAAGGATCCTGCTGCAGATCTTGAACAGCTTCTTTTGGTGACCACGATCCAGAATGGTGAAATTGGTCCTGAAGTTTGCGACATGTTGCGTTAA